In Carassius gibelio isolate Cgi1373 ecotype wild population from Czech Republic chromosome B19, carGib1.2-hapl.c, whole genome shotgun sequence, one DNA window encodes the following:
- the usf2 gene encoding upstream stimulatory factor 2 isoform X2, with protein MDMLEQSLDTSTSHDKQETEEVVHLQEGEGVGAEEQAAVTIASVQQAAAFADHNVQYQFRTENSGGQVTYRVVQVTEDHLDAAGDGGAAVSVVSTAFAGAQQAVAQAVIQNPFSNGGSPAGETVGGETRFAYFPAATVSDGTAVSVQATSDPTLTQAGGQFYVMMSPPDVLQTGTPRTIAPRTHTYSTKIDGPRAPRDERRRAQHNEVERRRRDKINNWIVTLSKIIPDCNIDNTKTGASKGGILSKACDYIRELRQTNQRFQESYKEVERIQVDNELLRQQIEDLKNDNALLRAQLQQHGLEISETTSQ; from the exons ATGGATATGCTCGAACAGAGCTTGGACACCTCGACGAG CCACGACAAACAGGAAACTGAGGAGGTTGTTCATCTGCAGGAGG GAGAGGGGGTGGGGGCGGAGGAGCAGGCAGCGGTTACCATAGCAAGTGTCCAGCAAGCAGCAGCTTTTGCAGACCACAATGTTCAATACCAGTTCCGGACCGAGAACTCTGGTGGACAG GTGACGTATCGCGTGGTCCAGGTAACAGAGGACCATTTGGACGCAGCAGGAGATGGAGGAGCGGCAGTCAGTGTAGTGTCCACAGCCTTTGCCGGAGCACAGCAAGCAGTAGCACAG GCTGTCATCCAGAACCCTTTCAGTAATGGAGGCAGTCCAGCAGGGGAAACAGTCGGGGGGGAGACACGCTTCGCCTACTTCCCAGCAGCAACTGTCAGTGACGGTACAGCTGTCTCAGTGCAGGCCACGTCTGATCCGACCCTCACACAGGCCGGAG GTCAGTTTTACGTGATGATGAGTCCACCAGATGTTTTACAGACTGGAACACCACGGACCATCGCCCCtcgtacacacacatactctaC GAAGATTGATGGCCCCCGGGCGCCTCGTGATGAGCGAAGGAGAGCACAGCACAATGAAG tGGAAAGGAGAAGAAGAGACAAAATCAACAACTGGATTGTCACGCTGTCTAAAATCATCCCAGACTGCAATATAGACAATACCAAAACAGGAGCA AGTAAAGGAGGCATCCTGTCTAAAGCGTGCGACTACATTAGAGAACTCCGACAGACTAACCAGAGGTTTCAGGAGAGCTACAAGGAGGTGGAGAGAATACAAGTGGACAATGAGCTACTAAGACAACag ATTGAAGACCTGAAGAACGACAATGCACTTCTCAGAGCTCAACTACAACAGCATGGCCTGGAAATCAGCGAAACTACATcacagtga
- the usf2 gene encoding upstream stimulatory factor 2 isoform X1 gives MDMLEQSLDTSTSHDKQETEEVVHLQEGEGVGAEEQAAVTIASVQQAAAFADHNVQYQFRTENSGGQVTYRVVQVTEDHLDAAGDGGAAVSVVSTAFAGAQQAVAQAVIQNPFSNGGSPAGETVGGETRFAYFPAATVSDGTAVSVQATSDPTLTQAGGQFYVMMSPPDVLQTGTPRTIAPRTHTYSTDLGEHETLQHSNSDWKIDGPRAPRDERRRAQHNEVERRRRDKINNWIVTLSKIIPDCNIDNTKTGASKGGILSKACDYIRELRQTNQRFQESYKEVERIQVDNELLRQQIEDLKNDNALLRAQLQQHGLEISETTSQ, from the exons ATGGATATGCTCGAACAGAGCTTGGACACCTCGACGAG CCACGACAAACAGGAAACTGAGGAGGTTGTTCATCTGCAGGAGG GAGAGGGGGTGGGGGCGGAGGAGCAGGCAGCGGTTACCATAGCAAGTGTCCAGCAAGCAGCAGCTTTTGCAGACCACAATGTTCAATACCAGTTCCGGACCGAGAACTCTGGTGGACAG GTGACGTATCGCGTGGTCCAGGTAACAGAGGACCATTTGGACGCAGCAGGAGATGGAGGAGCGGCAGTCAGTGTAGTGTCCACAGCCTTTGCCGGAGCACAGCAAGCAGTAGCACAG GCTGTCATCCAGAACCCTTTCAGTAATGGAGGCAGTCCAGCAGGGGAAACAGTCGGGGGGGAGACACGCTTCGCCTACTTCCCAGCAGCAACTGTCAGTGACGGTACAGCTGTCTCAGTGCAGGCCACGTCTGATCCGACCCTCACACAGGCCGGAG GTCAGTTTTACGTGATGATGAGTCCACCAGATGTTTTACAGACTGGAACACCACGGACCATCGCCCCtcgtacacacacatactctaC AGACCTTGGTGAACATGAGACTCTTCAACACAGCAATTCAGACTG GAAGATTGATGGCCCCCGGGCGCCTCGTGATGAGCGAAGGAGAGCACAGCACAATGAAG tGGAAAGGAGAAGAAGAGACAAAATCAACAACTGGATTGTCACGCTGTCTAAAATCATCCCAGACTGCAATATAGACAATACCAAAACAGGAGCA AGTAAAGGAGGCATCCTGTCTAAAGCGTGCGACTACATTAGAGAACTCCGACAGACTAACCAGAGGTTTCAGGAGAGCTACAAGGAGGTGGAGAGAATACAAGTGGACAATGAGCTACTAAGACAACag ATTGAAGACCTGAAGAACGACAATGCACTTCTCAGAGCTCAACTACAACAGCATGGCCTGGAAATCAGCGAAACTACATcacagtga